Sequence from the Candidatus Eisenbacteria bacterium genome:
CGAGGTCGCGGTGTTCCAGAACCGTCCGTACCTCCGCATCACGAGCCAGCTCATCGACAACGTGCTCAAGCCGAAGAAGGTGAAGCAGTACGGCCCCGCCCTGGTGCTCCAGGGTCATACGCCCGTGCCGATCGGCGAGCTCTTCCCCGATCGCGACAGCGTCGAGTGGGGCGTCGGGGTCGACTACCTGGTGAACGGCTTCCTGCCGCTCCTCCAGGTGAACCAGGTGGTCTTCACCGACTCGGGACCCGAGGAGCTGCTGTCGGATCCCGAGACCCGGCTGCTGGGATCGATCCGCCGGCGCTTCCTGCAGGACACGCTCGAGGTCGAGATGCGCGGCGTGTACGCCATCGAGCGGGGAGCGTGGTTCGTCTTTCCGCGCGTGACCTATCGCTACGGCGACAACTGGCGCTTTCGCTTCGGCTACCTCGGGATCGGGGGACCCGAGGATTCGGTGATCGGCCAGTACCACGCCAACGACGAGTTCGTCATGGAAGCACGCTACATCTTCTGATGCTCGAAAGGTCCGGGCGTTCGCGTCACCGGCTCGATCGGAACGCTCGTTCCTATCGAAGCACGAGCAGACGGGCGCGAACGTCGGGTATGCTGGTTGCTCCAAATAGGGCAACCAGCGGGGTTGACCGACGCCATGCCACCTGCGCTTGCGGCCGCGTCGCCCCTTTGGGAGGAGAGAGACGCCCCGGCGCCGACGTCGGGCAAGGCCGCAACTTCGTAGGACTTCCAACATGTTGGCAGACGCCATCGCCCGCTCGACGCGCTTCGTGATCCGGCGGCGATGGATGGTACTTGCAGCCCTCGTCCTGCTGACGGCCTTCCTCGCGCGCTCGGCGCGATCGCTCCACATCGAGGCCAACCCCGACCACCTGGTGCCTCAGGAGCATCCGTACATCCAGACGCTGAACGACCTCTACCGGATCTTCGGCGACAAGAGCCTCATCGTGGTCGGGCTCTTCCCCCACGACGGCAAGGTCTTCACGCCCGCGTTCTTGAAGACGGTCGCCAACGTCACGGCGCAGATCGAGAAGGTCCCCGGCGTGAACCGCGCGCTCGTCCAGAGCATCGCGGCGGACCACGTGAAGGACATCCGCGGCACCGCCGACGGCATCGAGGTCGAGCCGGTGATGGAGACGCCGCCGACCGACGCCGCCGGCGCCGAGGCGGTGCGGAAGCGCGTCTTCGCCCACGACATGTACGTCGGAACGCTCGTCTCGAAGGACGAGACCGCGGCGAGCATCCAGGCGAGCTTCGACCTCACCGAGAAGACGCCCGACTGGGTGAGCCTCTATCGCGCCGTCCAGGATGCCGTCGCCGCCAACGACGACGGGACGTTCGACACCACGTACTCCGGCATCGTCGTCTACGCCGCGCGTATGACGCAGCTGACGGCGCGCACGCTCCTGTTCTTCCCGCTGGCGCTGCTCGTGATCGGCCTCGTCCACTACCACGCGTTCCGCACCGTGCAGGGTCTCGTCCTGCCGCTCGTGACCGCCCTCATGGCCGTCGTGTGGGCGCTCGGGCTGATGGGGCTCACCGGCATCGCGCTCGATCCGGCGAACATCGCGACCCCGATCCTGATCCTCGCCATCGCCGCCGGACACGCCGTCCAGGTGCTGAAGCGTTTCTACGAGGAGTACGACCGCACGCGCGACGTGGAGGAGGCCATCGTCGAGGCGATGCGGCGAGTGGGGCCGGTCATGCTCGCGGCGGGGGTCGTCGCCGCGCTGTCGTTCTGCTCGCTCGCGACGTTCGCCCTCGCCAGCATCCGCACCTTCGGTCTGCTCACGGCGTTCGGCATCGTGTCCGCGCTCGTGATCGAGCTCTTCGGCATCCCCGCGCTCCGCGCCATGCTGCCCCCGCCCGCCGCGCGCGAGCGCGAGCGTGAAGCGGAGGCGCATCCGTGGATGGACGCCTTCCTGCGCACCTGCGGCCGGCTCACGACGGGGCGCGCGGCGCGGCGCACGCTCGTCGCCTCGGCGTTGCTGGTGGCCGTGTGTCTCGTCCTCGCCCTGCGCGTGCGCATCGACATGAGCTATCGCCGCGTGCTCGGCGCGACCGATCCGGTGCAGATCGGCGATGCGCGCGCGAACGCGACCCTGGCCGGAACCAACACCTTCATCGCGCTCGTCGAAGGGCCGGGCGAGGGCAGCATGGAGGAGCCCGCGATCGTGCAGGCGATCGACGGGCTCGAGCGCCGCCTGCGCGCCGAGCCCGGCGTCGGATCCGGCATGTCCTACGTCGACTTCCTGCGCACGATGCACCAGACGCTCAACGCCGACCGCCCGGACGCCGGCGATCTGCCGGCCAAGCGCGCCCTCGTCGCGCAGTACCTCTTCCTGTACTCGATCTCGGGCGGCGGCGAGAGCCTCGATACGCTGCTCACGCCCGCGCACGACACGGCGAAGGTCCGCTTCCTCACCCGCGAGGACAGCACGCGGGACGGCGAGCGGCTGGTGAAGGTCGCCGAGGACGTCGTCCGCACGACGTTCCCGCCCGGCTACCGCGTGCGCTACACGGGCTCGCTCGCCAACATGTCGGCGGCGACGCAGTCGATGGTCGAGGGCAAGGCGCGCAACATCGCGCAGATCGCCGTCATCATCGTCGTGGTCGCCGGGCTGCTGCTGCGCTCGGTGGTCGGCGGCATCCTGGTCGCGACGCCGCTCGCGTTGACGCTCGCCGTGAACTTCGGGCTCATGGGGCTCTTCGGCCTCGCGCTCGATACCAATACCTCCACCATCGCCGCGCTCGCCGTCGGCATTGGTGCCGACTACGCGATCTACTTCCTCTTCCGCCTGCGCGAGGAGCTGACGCACGAGCCGGTGCTCGACACCGCGCTCCGCCGCGCCCTCATGACGTCGGGAAAGGCCGTGCTGTTCGTGTCGTCGGCCATCGCGGCCGGCTACGCGACGCTGTGCCTGTCCGGGTTCTCGTACTACGTGCGCATGGGCGCGCTCATCGCCGTCGCGATGGTCGTCTCGTCGACCAGCGCGCTCATCCTGCTCCCGGCGCTGGTCGAGGTGCTGCGGCCGCGCTTCCTCGGCATCGGCGAGGGGATCGTACCGAGGCTGCCGATCGTGCCGGTACCGCAGCCCGCGACGGCCCTGGGCGAGGCCGGCTCAGAGGCCGAGCCGCCGCATCTTCTTCAGTAGCCCGCGATACGTGATCCCGAGCGCCTCGGCGGCTTTCGTCTTGACGCCGCCCGCACGCTCGAT
This genomic interval carries:
- a CDS encoding MMPL family transporter, with the translated sequence MLADAIARSTRFVIRRRWMVLAALVLLTAFLARSARSLHIEANPDHLVPQEHPYIQTLNDLYRIFGDKSLIVVGLFPHDGKVFTPAFLKTVANVTAQIEKVPGVNRALVQSIAADHVKDIRGTADGIEVEPVMETPPTDAAGAEAVRKRVFAHDMYVGTLVSKDETAASIQASFDLTEKTPDWVSLYRAVQDAVAANDDGTFDTTYSGIVVYAARMTQLTARTLLFFPLALLVIGLVHYHAFRTVQGLVLPLVTALMAVVWALGLMGLTGIALDPANIATPILILAIAAGHAVQVLKRFYEEYDRTRDVEEAIVEAMRRVGPVMLAAGVVAALSFCSLATFALASIRTFGLLTAFGIVSALVIELFGIPALRAMLPPPAAREREREAEAHPWMDAFLRTCGRLTTGRAARRTLVASALLVAVCLVLALRVRIDMSYRRVLGATDPVQIGDARANATLAGTNTFIALVEGPGEGSMEEPAIVQAIDGLERRLRAEPGVGSGMSYVDFLRTMHQTLNADRPDAGDLPAKRALVAQYLFLYSISGGGESLDTLLTPAHDTAKVRFLTREDSTRDGERLVKVAEDVVRTTFPPGYRVRYTGSLANMSAATQSMVEGKARNIAQIAVIIVVVAGLLLRSVVGGILVATPLALTLAVNFGLMGLFGLALDTNTSTIAALAVGIGADYAIYFLFRLREELTHEPVLDTALRRALMTSGKAVLFVSSAIAAGYATLCLSGFSYYVRMGALIAVAMVVSSTSALILLPALVEVLRPRFLGIGEGIVPRLPIVPVPQPATALGEAGSEAEPPHLLQ